Part of the Dehalococcoidia bacterium genome is shown below.
TATCTGATCGGGCGGACCTTGAACCGGGTGAAGGGACGGGAGATGATCACCACCCTCATTATCGGTTTGTTGGCCACTGGGATTTACCAGTTCATCTTCATGGTCGGATACGGCACCTTCATTCCGGCCCACAACGAGGAAATCCTGCTTTCCACCGGCAAGGGCATTCGGAACATGGTAGACCTGGCCCCCTATCGAAATATGCTGGACAAGATGTGGGTGGTGGAGGTGGGCGATATCCGCTTCCCGATGTTCATGATTATGCTGGTGTTGCTGGCCTGCGCCGTCGTCGCTTATTTGCTCAACACCCGGCTGGGCCAGAGAATCAAGGCAGTCGGGCAGGATAGGAGCAAAGCCGAACTTCTGGGAATCGATGTCAACCGCACCCGCATCATCGCCATGGTCCTTTCAATTGTGATCGCCTGCATCGGGCAGATGCTGTTTCTGCAGAATATCGGGATGCTCAACGTCTACACTGCCCACCAGAACAGCGATATCTTTTCTGCGGCGGCATTGCTGGCCGGAGGCGCGACTATCAAAGAGGCGCGGGTTCGCCATGTGATTTTGGGGATATTCCTGTTCCATTCCCTGTTCATTGTCTCCCCACAGGCGGGGCAGAACATGTTCGATAACGCGGCTCTGGGGGAATATTTCAGGAGTTTTGTCGCCTATGGCACTATTGCACTGGCATTGATTCTGAGTGTTCGGCGGCGTGACCGATCATCGAATCCGTTGAGCGTGGCAGAATCCGGTGGCTAACCAAGAACCTTCAACAGGAGAAAAACAAAATGGAATCCGAAACTTTTACCACACTGGCCGAGGCGCGCAGAGAGAGCGTCACGGAGATCATCGAAGAGAAGAAAAAAGGCCGTAAGGTGATCGGTTATTACTGCGCCTACAGCCCGGTAGAGCTTGCGCTGGCGGCGGGGGCCATCGCGGTTCCGTTGTGCGGGAGCAAGCAGGAGCCTTATCTTGCTGCAGACAGGGACCTGCCGTCTATCCTT
Proteins encoded:
- a CDS encoding ABC transporter permease — encoded protein: MKRINPVPVVFLLLFLVGLYYSEMTPTFVLNEVITRFSRDGILVLALVLPVAAGMGINFAIVVGAMCAQVGLLTIIILQVNGESGWLLGTVIAIVLSVIVGYLIGRTLNRVKGREMITTLIIGLLATGIYQFIFMVGYGTFIPAHNEEILLSTGKGIRNMVDLAPYRNMLDKMWVVEVGDIRFPMFMIMLVLLACAVVAYLLNTRLGQRIKAVGQDRSKAELLGIDVNRTRIIAMVLSIVIACIGQMLFLQNIGMLNVYTAHQNSDIFSAAALLAGGATIKEARVRHVILGIFLFHSLFIVSPQAGQNMFDNAALGEYFRSFVAYGTIALALILSVRRRDRSSNPLSVAESGG